A stretch of Garra rufa chromosome 11, GarRuf1.0, whole genome shotgun sequence DNA encodes these proteins:
- the got2a gene encoding aspartate aminotransferase, mitochondrial: MALLKSTKILTSVGAQAPVLAVLQLRASSWWTEVQMGPPDPILGVTEAFKRDTNPKKMNLGVGAYRDDQGKPFVLSCVQKAEAQIAAKKLDKEYLPIGGLAEFSKACAQLALGPDNEVLKSGRSITVQTISGTGSLRVGGNFVSRFHNASRDVYLPKPSWGNHTPIFRDAGMQLKAYSYYDPKTCGFDFKGALDDISKIPEKSVIVLHACAHNPTGVDPRPEQWKEMAALIKKRNLLVFFDMAYQGFASGDINRDAWAVRYFIEQGHNILLSQSFAKNMGLYGERVGGFTVVCKDAEEAKRVESQLKILIRPIYSNPPMNGARIASTILNTPELYKEWLVEVKAMADRIIKMREMLVSNLKKEGSTHNWQHVIDQIGMFCFTGLKPEQVERLIKEFSIYMTKDGRISVAGVTSANVGYLAHAIHAVTK, from the exons CTCATGGTGGACAGAGGTACAAATGGGACCCCCTGATCCCATCCTGGGTGTCACAGAGGCCTTCAAGCGTGACACTAACCCCAAGAAGATGAACCTTGGTGTAGGAGCGTATAGAGACGATCAGGGCAAGCCGTTTGTTCTGAGCTGTGTCCAAAAG GCTGAGGCCCAGATTGCAGCTAAGAAGTTGGATAAAGAGTACCTTCCTATTGGAGGGTTGGCAGAATTTTCAAAGGCCTGCGCTCAGCTGGCTCTTGGACCTGATAATGAGGTCTTAAAGAGCGGAAGA AGCATCACCGTCCAGACTATCTCAGGAACTGGATCTCTGCGTGTTGGCGGTAACTTTGTg TCACGATTCCACAATGCGTCCCGGGACGTGTACCTGCCTAAACCTTCCTGGGGAAACCACACCCCTATCTTCAGAGATGCAGGCATGCAGCTGAAGGCCTACTCGTACTATGATCCCAAAACCTGTGGTTTTGACTTTAAAGGAGCCTTGGATgatatttca AAAATCCCTGAGAAGAGTGTGATTGTTCTGCACGCGTGCGCTCATAACCCCACAGGAGTGGACCCAAGGCCCGAGCAGTGGAAAGAGATGGCCGCTCTGATTAAG AAAAGAAATCTCCTGGTGTTCTTTGACATGGCTTACCAGGGATTTGCCAGTGGTGACATTAATCGTGACGCTTGGGCTGTGCGTTATTTCATCGAGCAGGGGCACAACATTCTTTTGTCCCAGTCTTTTGCTAAGAACATGGGGCTGTATG GTGAGCGTGTCGGGGGCTTCACGGTGGTCTGTAAGGACGCTGAAGAGGCTAAGCGTGTGGAATCCCAGCTGAAAATTCTCATCCGGCCCATCTACTCCAACCCCCCAATGAATGGAGCTCGTATTGCCTCCACTATTCTCAACACGCCTGAACTCTACAAAGAATG GCTCGTGGAGGTGAAAGCCATGGCCGACCGCATCATTAAGATGAGGGAGATGCTTGTGTCGAACCTGAAGAAGGAGGGCTCCACTCACAACTGGCAGCATGTCATTGACCAGATCGGAATGTTCTGCTTTACGGGACTCAAACCTGAGCAG GTGGAGCGTCTGATCAAAGAATTCTCGATATACATGACAAAGGACGGACGGATCTCTGTGGCTGGTGTGACGTCTGCAAACGTGGGATATCTAGCACACGCCATCCACGCTGTTACCAAGTGA